A window of the Equus asinus isolate D_3611 breed Donkey chromosome 20, EquAss-T2T_v2, whole genome shotgun sequence genome harbors these coding sequences:
- the LOC106835976 gene encoding olfactory receptor 8B3-like, which yields MARGNGSFITQFILVGLTDQPDLKLPLFFLFLVMYIVTVLGNMGLITIIGLNSHLHTPMYFFLFNLSFIDLSYSSTFTPKMLVNFIFKQNIISYMGCMTQLYFFCFFSISECYVLTSMAYDRYVAIRKPLLYSVVMSPKVCSSLMLGSYFMAFSGATAHTGCMLRLTFCDANTINHYLCDIFPLLQLSCTSTYVNELEVFIVGGINVIVPSVAIFVSYGFILSSILHISSTEGRSKAFGTCSSHIIAVSLFFGSAAFMYLKPSSAVSMGEGKISSVFYTNTVPLMNPLIYSLRNKDVKIALRKTLSMRRF from the coding sequence ATGGCTCGCGGAAATGGCTCTTTCATTACTCAATTCATTTTGGTGGGATTAACAGATCAACCAGATCTCAAGCTCCCTCTGTTCTTCTTATTTCTAGTAATGTATATTGTCACTGTGTTGGGAAATATGGGTTTGATAACTATAATTGGGCTGAATTCACACCTGCACACtcccatgtattttttcctttttaatttatctttcatAGATTTATCTTATTCTTCTACCTTTACACCCAAAATGCTAGTTAACTTCATATTTAAGCAGAATATTATCTCCTACATGGGTTGCATGACACAGCtttactttttctgcttttttagtaTTTCTGAATGCTATGTGCTGACATCAATGGCctatgatcgctatgtggccatccGTAAACCACTTTTGTATAGCGTTGTCATGTCCCCTAAAGTGTGTTCCAGCCTTATGCTTGGTTCATATTTTATGGCATTTTCTGGTGCCACAGCCCACACTGGATGCATGCTGAGACTGACCTTCTGTGATGCAAATACCATCAACCATTATTTGTGTGACatcttccctctgctccagctctcCTGCACGAGCACCTACGTCAATGAGCTGGAAGTTTTCATTGTGGGGGGCATCAATGTCATTGTGCCCAGTGTCGCCATTTTTGTCTCTTATGGTTTTATCCTCTCCAGCATCCTCCACATCAGTTCCACAGAGGGCAGGTCCAAAGCATTCGGTACCTGCAGTTCCCACATTATtgctgtttctctcttctttggatCAGCTGCATTTATGTATCTCAAACCATCTTCTGCTGTGTCTATGGGTGAGGGAAAAATCTCTTCTGTCTTTTACACCAATACAGTTCCCTTGATGAATCCCTTAATTTATAgtttgaggaacaaagatgtcAAAATTGCTCTGAGAAAAACCCTCAGTATGAGGAGGTTTTAA